AATCTCGCCGGAGTCAGCTGCTATCTCGGCTGCCCTGCCGACGGCCTTCCTGCCCAGTGCCGAGCCGTCATAGGGCACGAGGATGGAGCGGTACCGGCCGGTGCACTCCTCGCAGGGCTTCTTGACCACGAGGACATCACAGGGAGAGTCCAGGATGACCCCCGAGGTCACGCTCCCCATTATCATCCTGCGGATGCCCCTCCTTCCGTACGTGCCCATGACGATGAGGTCCGTCCCCCTCTCCCGGGCTACGTCCGGAATGACCTCATGGGGCTCGCCCTGCCGGACAAGGTACTGCACGCCGGAGTCGAATTCGCCGCCGTACGTCTCGGCCGCTTTCTCGCACATCACCTTGCCGTGCTCGAGGCGCTTGTCCAGATGTCCGGGCGATACGCTGAATTCCTCGGAATCGAAAAAGACCGCATGGACAAGGGCAAGCGAGCCCCCGTTGGCCCTGACGATGTTGAGCGCCTCCACGAGGGCCGCCTTGCTGTATT
The sequence above is drawn from the Nitrospirota bacterium genome and encodes:
- a CDS encoding universal stress protein, coding for MIPYRNILVGFDDSEYSKAALVEALNIVRANGGSLALVHAVFFDSEEFSVSPGHLDKRLEHGKVMCEKAAETYGGEFDSGVQYLVRQGEPHEVIPDVARERGTDLIVMGTYGRRGIRRMIMGSVTSGVILDSPCDVLVVKKPCEECTGRYRSILVPYDGSALGRKAVGRAAEIAADSGEITLTVLYVIPLYEEIGFLRTNTISERIHEEARKVVIDGEKLASEKGVTANTLVEEGASTADRVVETAEGLESDLIVMGSHGWRGVDKAIMGSTTERVISRSPVPVLVVR